One region of Elusimicrobiota bacterium genomic DNA includes:
- a CDS encoding lysylphosphatidylglycerol synthase transmembrane domain-containing protein: MKKKLCIIAGLAISAVLLWLACRRVDFYSLAVIMRGVRPLPLILVLFTVLSELIIRGVKWSLLLAPSGPARPWDALRLEAAGLALNNVLPLRLGDISRGAFGAEFFRTNIFTVFSTILAEKALDLAALFVLSAAAAEISGVMVIIPGHGLFWALAIAVLAAAAVLFSTNTGHGRFSASLKRFPGLEKTLNSLTLGLKALKSPASAAAIFSLALLQWFMNALNYYWLARAFEIEKTVTVSKSVLLSFTGAAASSAPGMPGYFGSFELAVSAVLAAWGISKETALAYAAASHILSYLIITAAGLFFLYQMEQSLSEIWLKFSDSK; this comes from the coding sequence ATGAAGAAAAAACTCTGCATAATCGCGGGACTCGCGATAAGCGCGGTCCTGCTCTGGCTGGCCTGCAGGCGGGTGGATTTTTACTCGCTGGCTGTCATAATGCGCGGTGTCAGGCCGCTGCCGCTGATACTGGTCCTTTTTACCGTTCTTTCCGAGCTGATAATCCGGGGGGTTAAGTGGAGCCTTCTGCTTGCCCCGTCCGGTCCGGCGCGGCCCTGGGACGCCTTGCGTCTTGAAGCCGCGGGCCTTGCGCTCAATAATGTGCTGCCCCTGCGGCTGGGGGACATATCGCGCGGCGCTTTCGGCGCGGAGTTTTTTCGCACGAACATATTCACGGTTTTTTCCACAATACTCGCCGAGAAGGCGCTGGACCTGGCGGCGCTTTTCGTTCTGTCGGCCGCGGCGGCCGAAATAAGCGGCGTAATGGTAATTATCCCGGGGCACGGTCTTTTTTGGGCGCTGGCCATAGCGGTACTTGCGGCGGCCGCCGTGTTGTTTTCCACGAATACCGGTCATGGCCGGTTTTCCGCTTCCCTTAAAAGATTTCCCGGCCTTGAGAAAACGCTGAACAGCCTGACCCTCGGTCTGAAGGCCCTGAAATCGCCGGCCTCCGCGGCCGCCATATTTTCACTGGCCCTGCTGCAGTGGTTTATGAACGCGCTGAACTATTACTGGCTGGCGCGGGCTTTTGAGATAGAAAAAACGGTTACCGTTTCAAAAAGCGTCCTGCTTTCCTTTACCGGAGCGGCCGCGTCATCCGCACCCGGTATGCCCGGTTATTTCGGCAGCTTTGAACTGGCGGTCAGCGCGGTACTCGCGGCCTGGGGAATAAGCAAAGAAACGGCTTTAGCATATGCCGCAGCCTCACATATTTTGAGTTATCTGATAATAACGGCTGCAGGCTTATTTTTTCTTTACCAGATGGAACAGTCCCTTAGTGAGATATGGTTGAAATTTTCAGACAGCAAGTGA
- a CDS encoding inositol-3-phosphate synthase, translating into MKKTKIAPVGGKLGVLIPGVCGAISTTLIGGIEAVKSGQGRPIGSLTQMGRIRLGKRTEKKNPLIKDFVPLADLDSLVFGGWDIFDENLYESALKAEVLERPQIETLKDKLSAIRPMKAAFDRKYVKNLTGPNVKKANNKFELARQLMDDIKEFKKKNSLDRAVMIWCASTETYIPPNDVHSTPAKFERAMKANHPAISPSTLYAYAAIKCGVPFINGAPNLSCNIPALVELARANKVPVAGSDYKTGQTLMKTIIAPGLKARALGINGWFSTNILGNRDGEVLDDPESFKTKEVSKLSVLESILTPGVYPELYKNLYHKVTINYYPPRGDNKEGWDNIDIFGWLGYPMQLKIDFLCRDSILAAPLALDLILFMDLAKRAGLGGIQEWLSFYFKSPMHAKEVYPENDLFVQLEKFENNLRHLMGETLITHLGVEYYK; encoded by the coding sequence ATGAAAAAAACAAAGATCGCGCCGGTCGGAGGAAAACTGGGGGTGCTGATACCCGGCGTATGCGGAGCTATCTCCACCACGCTGATAGGCGGCATAGAGGCGGTTAAATCCGGTCAGGGCCGGCCCATAGGCTCGCTTACACAGATGGGCAGAATACGCCTGGGCAAGCGCACCGAAAAGAAAAACCCGCTGATAAAGGATTTTGTCCCGCTCGCGGACCTGGACAGCCTGGTGTTCGGCGGCTGGGACATTTTCGACGAGAATCTTTACGAGTCGGCGCTGAAAGCCGAAGTGCTGGAGCGCCCGCAGATAGAAACTTTGAAAGACAAACTTTCGGCCATACGTCCGATGAAGGCCGCCTTCGACCGCAAATACGTCAAGAACCTGACCGGCCCCAACGTGAAGAAAGCAAATAACAAATTTGAACTGGCCCGGCAGCTTATGGACGATATAAAGGAGTTCAAGAAAAAGAACTCGCTGGACCGAGCGGTAATGATCTGGTGCGCCTCCACCGAAACCTACATCCCGCCGAACGATGTGCACTCAACGCCGGCCAAGTTCGAACGGGCAATGAAGGCCAACCATCCGGCCATCTCGCCTTCCACGCTTTACGCCTACGCGGCCATCAAATGCGGCGTCCCTTTCATAAACGGCGCGCCCAACCTCAGCTGCAACATACCGGCGCTGGTGGAACTGGCCCGCGCCAACAAAGTGCCGGTGGCCGGCAGCGACTACAAGACCGGACAGACGCTGATGAAAACCATAATAGCTCCCGGCCTGAAGGCGAGAGCCCTCGGCATAAACGGCTGGTTCTCCACCAATATCCTTGGCAACAGGGACGGCGAGGTGCTGGACGACCCGGAGTCTTTCAAAACGAAAGAGGTGAGCAAATTGTCGGTACTTGAGAGCATACTGACACCCGGCGTATATCCGGAGCTGTACAAGAACCTGTATCACAAGGTGACTATCAATTACTATCCGCCGCGCGGAGACAACAAGGAAGGCTGGGACAACATAGACATTTTCGGCTGGCTGGGCTACCCCATGCAGCTCAAGATAGACTTTCTCTGCCGCGACTCCATACTGGCCGCGCCGCTGGCTCTGGACCTAATACTGTTCATGGATCTGGCCAAACGCGCGGGCCTCGGCGGCATACAGGAGTGGCTGTCTTTCTACTTCAAGAGCCCGATGCACGCGAAGGAAGTATATCCGGAGAACGACCTGTTCGTGCAGTTGGAAAAGTTCGAGAACAACCTGCGCCACCTGATGGGCGAGACGCTTATAACCCACCTGGGAGTGGAATATTACAAATAA
- a CDS encoding DUF3047 domain-containing protein: MPRKKFNFIRRRWLPLRLSAICLCVCAQASVNAPAPGSREISINVSKLKVFKRNSGPVNYYKVINNPDGAYIHSAYKWPLKTAVLYYSIPKNLRGKVSKIRWKWRAVTLPNGGDECAAGRTDSAAVVYLVWRRGAYSYSLKYVWSAAGIPGKVCDYKHGIFHAQKTIIVESGQGTGDWHTMELDPAFEFRKYLAGGNAKADVPDIDGFGIMSDGDQTKSPSEADFGGFSLTYR, from the coding sequence ATGCCGCGCAAAAAATTCAATTTCATACGGCGGCGATGGCTCCCTCTCCGGCTGTCGGCCATATGCCTGTGCGTATGCGCCCAAGCTTCCGTGAACGCGCCGGCGCCAGGGTCGCGGGAGATTTCAATAAATGTTTCCAAGTTAAAGGTGTTCAAGCGGAATTCCGGTCCCGTCAACTACTACAAGGTAATTAACAACCCGGATGGCGCTTACATCCACAGCGCCTACAAGTGGCCTTTAAAGACCGCCGTGCTCTACTACTCCATCCCGAAGAACCTGCGCGGAAAGGTGTCGAAGATACGCTGGAAGTGGCGGGCTGTGACGCTGCCCAACGGCGGCGACGAATGCGCCGCCGGCAGGACCGATTCGGCGGCAGTGGTATATCTGGTTTGGAGGCGGGGAGCATACTCGTACTCACTCAAGTACGTGTGGAGCGCGGCAGGCATCCCGGGGAAGGTGTGCGATTACAAGCACGGCATCTTTCACGCCCAGAAGACCATCATCGTAGAAAGCGGGCAGGGGACCGGGGATTGGCACACTATGGAGCTGGATCCGGCCTTCGAATTCCGTAAATATTTAGCGGGCGGAAACGCCAAGGCTGACGTTCCCGATATTGACGGTTTCGGGATCATGAGCGACGGCGATCAGACAAAAAGCCCGAGCGAAGCGGATTTCGGCGGGTTCAGTCTTACATACCGCTGA
- a CDS encoding phosphatidylglycerophosphatase A, translating to MKIWSKFAELFATDFYLGFLPAKITGRSRGSGGGTLGTLLGLLLIPLLPEGRTAYAVFLLAAAAFAVLVSHKFCADSGVEDDQRVIIDETIGYWAAIAWLPRGFFTLVCAFALFRAFDGLKPWPIRQADESVGGGFGVVLDDVLAGIAANLVMRGLMLFLPLRWIS from the coding sequence ATGAAGATCTGGTCAAAGTTCGCTGAATTGTTCGCCACCGACTTTTATCTCGGCTTCCTTCCGGCTAAAATAACCGGCCGGTCCCGGGGCAGCGGCGGCGGCACGCTGGGCACTCTGCTCGGCCTGCTGTTAATCCCCCTGCTGCCGGAAGGCAGGACCGCCTACGCGGTTTTCCTGCTGGCCGCCGCGGCCTTCGCCGTGCTGGTGTCGCATAAGTTCTGCGCGGACTCCGGCGTGGAGGACGACCAGAGGGTTATAATAGACGAGACCATCGGCTACTGGGCGGCTATCGCCTGGCTGCCGCGCGGGTTCTTTACGCTGGTCTGCGCTTTCGCGCTTTTCAGGGCCTTCGACGGCCTGAAGCCCTGGCCCATACGCCAGGCGGATGAATCCGTGGGCGGCGGTTTCGGCGTGGTTCTCGATGACGTACTCGCCGGGATAGCGGCCAACCTGGTCATGCGCGGCCTGATGTTGTTCCTGCCCCTGAGATGGATCTCCTGA
- a CDS encoding CDP-alcohol phosphatidyltransferase family protein, protein MIREKTDPFMAGAARPLVVVLNKAGVRPNHITLLGGLLSCAGACFIAAGRLRTGMLVLIFTWLFDVLDGLLAKYAGQVSKFGGFFDSVVDRYTEGMVFAALVYHYAKTGDSLMAGVTAAALIGAAAVSYARARAEKEIDSCAVGVGDRLVRLVTLAFFTLIGDSRIGVIIVLLLAHYTVLQRVLYTRKTLSAGQKSDAGVK, encoded by the coding sequence ATGATAAGAGAAAAAACTGATCCGTTTATGGCCGGCGCCGCGCGGCCGCTGGTAGTCGTATTGAACAAGGCCGGAGTGCGTCCCAACCATATTACGCTGCTGGGAGGTCTCCTCTCGTGCGCCGGGGCCTGCTTTATCGCCGCTGGCAGACTGCGGACCGGAATGCTGGTGCTTATCTTCACCTGGCTGTTCGACGTACTGGATGGCTTACTGGCCAAATACGCGGGACAGGTGAGCAAGTTTGGCGGCTTCTTTGATTCCGTGGTGGACCGCTACACCGAGGGTATGGTTTTCGCCGCGCTGGTCTACCATTACGCCAAAACCGGAGATTCGCTGATGGCAGGCGTCACGGCCGCAGCCCTTATAGGCGCGGCGGCCGTTTCGTACGCGCGCGCCCGGGCGGAGAAGGAAATAGACTCCTGCGCGGTGGGTGTGGGCGACAGGCTGGTGCGTCTGGTGACGCTGGCCTTTTTCACGCTGATCGGAGATTCACGCATAGGAGTGATAATAGTGCTGCTGCTCGCGCACTACACCGTACTGCAGCGCGTGCTTTATACGCGTAAAACGCTCTCCGCCGGACAAAAATCTGACGCCGGCGTAAAATAA